The Peromyscus eremicus chromosome 8b, PerEre_H2_v1, whole genome shotgun sequence genome contains a region encoding:
- the Rab32 gene encoding ras-related protein Rab-32 has product MAGEGFGHPGTSAATTAPETREHLFKVLVIGELGVGKTSIIKRYVHQLFSQHYRATIGVDFALKVLNWDSRTLVRLQLWDIAGQERFGNMTRVYYKEALGAFVVFDISRSSTFEAVLKWKSDLDSKVHLPNGSPIPVVLLANKCDQKKDGGQSPSQMDQFCKEHGFTGWFETSAKDNINIDEATRFLVENILANQQSFPIEENDMDKIKLTDEPLTTKPKAQCC; this is encoded by the exons ATGGCGGGCGAGGGGTTCGGGCACCCGGGGACGTCGGCCGCCACCACGGCGCCCGAGACCCGCGAGCACCTCTTTAAGGTGCTGGTCATCGGGGAGCTCGGGGTGGGCAAGACCAGCATCATCAAACGCTATGTGCACCAGCTCTTCTCCCAGCACTACCGGGCCACCATCGGCGTGGACTTCGCCCTCAAGGTCCTCAACTGGGACAGCAGGACGCTCGTGCGCCTGCAGCTGTGGGACATCGCGG GGCAGGAGCGGTTTGGCAACATGACCCGAGTATACTACAAGGAAGCTCTTGGAGCATTTGTCGTCTTCGACATCTCAAGAAGTTCTACATTTGAGGCGGTCTTAAAATGGAAAAGTGATCTGGATAGTAAAGTCCATCTTCCCAATGGCAGCCCCATTCCTGTTGTCCTCCTGGCTAACAAATGTGACCAGAAGAAGGATGGCGGCCAAAGTCCTTCCCAGATGGACCAGTTCTGTAAAGAGCATGGCTTCACGGGATGGTTTGAAACCTCTGCCAAG GATAATATAAACATCGACGAGGCTACCCGGTTCCTAGTGGAAAACATCCTTGCGAACCAGCAAAGCTTTCCCATCGAAGAAAACGACATGGACAAAATTAAACTGACCGATGAGCCCCTGACAACAAAGCCCAAGGCTCAGTGCTGCTGA